In Massilistercora timonensis, the following are encoded in one genomic region:
- a CDS encoding VWA-like domain-containing protein: MEERTGVRTEEEAMSVMLEDIGRQILTVTRSELYLSMRFLDVALSSFQFVMDPQMETIGTDGLAIYYEPSWLGGRYREDRTQVNRVYLHMVLHAIFRHITGRKGRDKRYYDLACDIAAESVIDGLPDRCVRGLKSFPRRETYRRLKEKMKVLTAEKICRELMGWELSPEAFARLEEEFRVDSHLYWPEDDPEKRQQVENQWQDISEKTQMDMEAFSSEASSQAGTLVDQLRVENRQRYDYGKFLRKFAVLKEEMAVDPDSFDYVFYSYGLRLYGNLPLIEPQEWKEEKKIQEFAVIIDTSMSCSGELVRRFLEETYTVLSEENSFFRKVNIHIIQCDEAVQTDVKITRAEELVQYMEQLELKGEGGTDFRPAFAYVDRLRAEHAFDNLRGVLYFTDGKGIFPEKMPPYETAFVFLEEDYEEVEVPPWAIKLILSEEDLLEEGRGGTYAY, from the coding sequence ATGGAAGAAAGGACAGGAGTAAGAACAGAAGAAGAGGCCATGAGCGTCATGCTGGAAGATATCGGCAGACAGATCCTTACAGTTACCCGCAGCGAGCTGTATCTGTCCATGCGATTCCTGGATGTGGCCTTAAGTAGTTTCCAGTTCGTCATGGATCCGCAAATGGAGACTATCGGGACGGACGGGCTTGCCATCTACTATGAGCCCTCCTGGCTGGGGGGACGGTACCGGGAGGACCGGACACAGGTAAACCGGGTCTATCTCCATATGGTGCTCCACGCCATTTTCCGGCATATCACCGGGAGAAAAGGGAGGGACAAGCGTTATTACGACCTGGCCTGCGACATTGCGGCGGAGTCGGTGATCGACGGGCTGCCCGACCGATGCGTGCGGGGACTCAAGTCCTTCCCCCGGCGGGAGACTTACCGGAGGCTGAAAGAGAAGATGAAAGTACTGACGGCGGAGAAGATCTGCCGGGAACTAATGGGATGGGAGTTGTCCCCGGAGGCCTTTGCCCGGCTGGAGGAAGAATTCCGGGTGGACAGCCACCTGTACTGGCCTGAGGATGATCCGGAGAAACGGCAGCAGGTGGAGAACCAGTGGCAGGACATCAGTGAGAAGACCCAGATGGATATGGAAGCCTTTTCCAGCGAGGCTTCCTCCCAGGCGGGAACCTTGGTGGACCAGCTGCGGGTGGAGAACCGGCAGCGGTATGATTACGGGAAGTTTCTGCGCAAATTTGCGGTGCTTAAGGAGGAGATGGCGGTGGATCCGGATTCTTTTGACTACGTGTTCTACAGCTACGGCCTGCGTCTCTATGGGAATCTTCCCCTTATTGAGCCCCAGGAGTGGAAAGAGGAGAAGAAGATCCAGGAATTCGCGGTGATCATCGACACTTCCATGTCCTGTTCCGGGGAGCTGGTGCGAAGATTTCTGGAGGAGACTTACACCGTTTTAAGTGAGGAGAACAGTTTCTTCCGCAAGGTGAACATCCACATCATCCAGTGCGACGAGGCGGTGCAGACGGACGTGAAGATCACCAGGGCGGAGGAACTGGTCCAATATATGGAACAGCTGGAATTAAAGGGGGAGGGAGGCACGGATTTCCGTCCGGCTTTCGCCTATGTGGACAGGCTCCGGGCGGAGCATGCCTTTGACAATCTGCGGGGCGTGCTGTATTTTACTGACGGCAAGGGCATTTTCCCGGAGAAAATGCCGCCCTATGAGACGGCCTTTGTCTTCCTGGAGGAGGACTATGAAGAGGTGGAAGTGCCGCCCTGGGCCATTAAGCTGATCCTGTCGGAAGAAGATCTTTTGGAAGAAGGAAGAGGAGGAACTTATGCATATTAA
- a CDS encoding AAA family ATPase, with amino-acid sequence MHIKRAKQEIKDSIEAYLAKDAYGEYVIPSIRQRPVLLMGPPGIGKTQIMEQVARECGIGLVSYTITHHTRQSAIGLPFIKERTFGGQSRQVTEYTMSEIIASVYEKMEKTGLREGILFIDEINCVSETLAPAMLQFLQCKTFGNQKVPEGWIIVAAGNPPEYNKSVREFDVVTLDRIKRIDVEENYEVWKEYALEVGIHPAILSYLDLKKEHFYRMETTPDGRAFATARGWEDLSELLKVYEELGKKMDREVVHQYIQHWKIAKDFAVYLELYEKYQRDYGLKDILAGRWEKDTLEKLSYASFDERLSVVGMLSGKLREYFRNYVLLDQYVTMLYGALKRMQASGGDLESLCREESGKYEDLRKAEQLTRGQDHLWRQVLETLEGWKCKTGAEHLKGEDAFARVREWFQKEVDHRSVAAEETEEALEHAFSFLEKAFGDSQEMVVFVTDLNSNRDSIQFLRENDCASYYRYNKGLLFDEQQEKILARMDEAEGKLSFGLKGE; translated from the coding sequence ATGCATATTAAAAGAGCGAAACAGGAAATCAAAGATTCCATTGAGGCGTATCTTGCAAAGGACGCCTACGGGGAGTATGTGATCCCCTCCATCCGCCAGCGGCCCGTGCTTCTCATGGGGCCTCCGGGGATCGGCAAGACCCAGATCATGGAGCAGGTGGCCCGGGAGTGCGGCATCGGCCTTGTGTCCTACACCATCACTCACCACACCCGGCAGAGCGCCATCGGTCTGCCCTTTATCAAGGAGCGGACCTTCGGGGGACAGTCGCGGCAGGTGACGGAGTACACCATGAGCGAGATCATCGCTTCTGTCTATGAGAAGATGGAGAAGACCGGGCTCAGGGAAGGGATCCTGTTCATCGATGAGATCAACTGCGTCTCGGAGACGCTGGCGCCGGCCATGTTGCAGTTCCTTCAGTGCAAGACTTTTGGAAACCAGAAGGTGCCGGAGGGATGGATCATCGTGGCGGCGGGGAATCCGCCGGAGTACAACAAATCGGTGCGGGAGTTTGACGTGGTGACGCTGGACCGGATCAAGCGCATCGACGTGGAAGAGAACTACGAGGTGTGGAAGGAGTATGCCCTGGAGGTGGGGATCCATCCTGCCATTCTCTCTTATCTGGATCTTAAGAAGGAGCATTTCTACCGGATGGAGACCACCCCGGACGGACGGGCATTCGCCACGGCAAGAGGCTGGGAGGATCTCTCGGAGCTTCTGAAGGTCTATGAGGAGCTGGGCAAGAAGATGGACCGGGAGGTGGTCCACCAGTATATCCAGCACTGGAAGATCGCCAAGGATTTTGCCGTTTATCTGGAGCTTTATGAAAAATACCAGCGGGACTATGGCCTTAAGGATATTCTGGCCGGGCGCTGGGAAAAGGATACATTGGAGAAGCTTTCCTATGCTTCCTTTGACGAGCGGTTAAGCGTAGTGGGGATGCTCTCCGGGAAGCTGCGGGAATATTTCCGGAACTATGTGCTCCTGGACCAGTATGTGACTATGCTCTATGGGGCGCTGAAGCGTATGCAGGCTTCAGGCGGGGACCTGGAAAGCCTGTGCCGGGAAGAGAGTGGAAAGTATGAGGATCTGCGGAAGGCAGAGCAGCTGACCAGGGGACAGGATCATCTGTGGCGGCAGGTACTGGAGACTTTGGAGGGCTGGAAGTGTAAGACCGGGGCGGAACATCTTAAGGGAGAGGACGCATTTGCCCGGGTGAGGGAATGGTTCCAGAAGGAAGTGGACCATAGATCTGTGGCGGCAGAGGAGACCGAAGAGGCACTGGAGCATGCATTTTCCTTCCTGGAGAAGGCCTTCGGGGACAGCCAGGAGATGGTGGTGTTTGTGACCGATCTTAACAGCAACAGGGACAGCATCCAGTTTCTGCGGGAGAATGACTGTGCCAGCTATTACCGTTACAATAAGGGGCTTCTCTTTGATGAGCAGCAGGAGAAGATCCTGGCCCGGATGGATGAGGCGGAAGGAAAGCTTTCTTTTGGCCTGAAGGGGGAGTAG
- a CDS encoding leucine-rich repeat domain-containing protein has protein sequence MEIGSCGQKIQYEKREDGICVTGCGGEESAIVIPETIEGIKVTSVGAYAFAQKQEVREIHLPDGVREIGRYAFYRCRNLEKLGLSDGILEIGGGALNGCRPGQVEIHLRRGEASALKSIVEEVRFAIRVTLHYHREDGRVETAQVLFPEHYEEAVENTPARILYTSHHGSGGYYRQCFYERKLDFAKYDARLPWAVADETPETVAELALKRLRFPVGLSDRARESYEGFLRDEGAAAARFLVTEEDTEGLKFLLKKELLDGPALEAGIQAALDSGKTALVSLLMEERGRRFPRKQKTFEL, from the coding sequence ATGGAGATCGGGAGCTGTGGTCAGAAGATCCAGTATGAGAAGAGAGAAGACGGGATCTGCGTCACCGGCTGTGGCGGGGAAGAAAGCGCTATTGTGATCCCGGAAACCATTGAGGGGATAAAGGTGACGTCTGTCGGCGCCTATGCATTTGCACAGAAGCAGGAGGTTCGGGAGATCCATCTGCCCGATGGTGTGCGGGAGATCGGAAGATATGCCTTCTATCGGTGCCGGAACCTGGAGAAGCTTGGCCTCTCAGACGGGATCCTGGAGATCGGAGGAGGCGCCCTGAACGGCTGCCGGCCCGGCCAGGTGGAGATCCATCTGCGGCGGGGCGAGGCCTCGGCCTTAAAATCCATTGTGGAGGAAGTGCGTTTTGCCATCCGGGTTACCCTTCATTATCACCGGGAGGATGGCCGGGTGGAGACGGCACAGGTACTGTTCCCGGAACATTATGAGGAGGCGGTGGAGAATACGCCGGCCAGGATCCTCTATACCAGCCATCACGGATCCGGCGGTTATTATCGCCAGTGCTTTTATGAGCGGAAGCTGGATTTTGCCAAATATGACGCAAGACTTCCCTGGGCGGTGGCGGATGAAACGCCGGAGACGGTGGCGGAGCTGGCGCTTAAGCGCCTCCGGTTCCCGGTGGGGCTTTCCGACAGGGCCAGGGAGAGTTATGAAGGATTTTTAAGAGACGAGGGAGCGGCGGCTGCAAGGTTCCTGGTAACAGAGGAAGACACAGAGGGACTAAAGTTTCTCCTGAAAAAGGAACTGCTGGACGGTCCGGCCCTGGAGGCGGGGATCCAGGCGGCCCTGGATAGCGGAAAGACAGCTTTGGTAAGCCTTCTCATGGAAGAGAGGGGGCGGCGGTTTCCCAGGAAACAGAAGACATTTGAATTATAA
- a CDS encoding SpoIID/LytB domain-containing protein codes for MGKKRALHRYSRTYRYVRGKRAARRRAIRRQIWLCGAILCCAFLIAAGARWLPQAAEEKGGSSVGKGQPSGTGEELAGENPDIRVLLMTDGYQKETHVKAVLSAESGLVVNWGDREEEVEGKLTVEPEDDRLKEGVIRVRAREGKVKVETLHRGYGTPSYAGVIELRAAGEELVLINELPLETYLEGVVPSEMPASYEPEALKAQAVCARSFACRQMESFGYPEYQAHVNDSTDYQVYGNSKPAESAGEAVRATAGEAVRYQGKVVTTYYYSTSCGRTTNVEAWGTKPGKANAYLQSVEVKGEAGDYEKDLPWYRWEARIPEEVLSRLIRENTKEDIGTVEELTVTKRGPGDVALAIQAAGEKGAVTVETENKIRRALGGEGYEIRKQDGTTVSSSKLLPSAFFTVKKEKDCFVIRGGGYGHGIGMSQNGANEMAKQGMDYREILTLFYQGVTIE; via the coding sequence ATTACATAGATACAGCAGGACTTACCGGTATGTGAGAGGCAAAAGGGCGGCCCGCCGCAGGGCTATCCGGCGCCAGATCTGGCTGTGCGGGGCGATCCTTTGCTGCGCCTTTCTGATTGCGGCGGGAGCCAGGTGGCTTCCCCAGGCGGCAGAGGAGAAAGGCGGTTCTTCTGTGGGAAAAGGACAGCCCTCCGGGACCGGGGAAGAGCTGGCGGGGGAGAACCCGGATATCCGGGTTCTTCTTATGACTGACGGATATCAGAAGGAGACCCATGTCAAGGCAGTGCTCTCTGCGGAGAGTGGTCTTGTGGTGAACTGGGGAGACCGGGAGGAGGAAGTGGAGGGGAAACTTACGGTGGAGCCGGAGGATGACCGGCTTAAAGAAGGAGTGATCCGGGTGCGCGCCAGAGAGGGCAAAGTGAAGGTGGAGACCCTGCATCGGGGTTATGGGACACCTTCCTACGCAGGAGTTATTGAACTTCGCGCCGCCGGGGAAGAGCTGGTGCTGATCAATGAGCTCCCGCTGGAGACTTATCTGGAGGGCGTGGTGCCCAGCGAGATGCCGGCCTCCTATGAGCCGGAAGCCCTGAAGGCCCAGGCTGTGTGCGCCAGGAGTTTTGCCTGCCGGCAGATGGAGAGCTTTGGTTATCCGGAATACCAAGCCCATGTTAACGACAGTACAGATTACCAGGTGTACGGTAATTCCAAACCGGCGGAAAGCGCCGGGGAAGCGGTGAGAGCCACTGCCGGGGAGGCGGTGCGCTATCAGGGCAAGGTGGTGACCACTTATTATTATTCCACTTCCTGCGGCCGCACCACCAATGTGGAGGCATGGGGAACCAAACCGGGGAAGGCCAATGCCTATCTGCAGTCGGTGGAGGTGAAGGGAGAGGCGGGGGACTATGAGAAGGATCTGCCCTGGTACCGATGGGAGGCAAGGATCCCGGAGGAGGTCCTGTCCCGTCTCATCCGGGAAAATACCAAAGAAGATATCGGTACGGTGGAAGAATTAACGGTAACAAAGCGGGGACCCGGGGATGTGGCCCTTGCGATCCAGGCCGCCGGTGAAAAGGGGGCTGTCACCGTGGAGACGGAGAATAAGATCCGGCGGGCTCTTGGAGGAGAAGGCTATGAGATCAGGAAGCAGGACGGGACCACTGTTTCCAGTTCTAAGCTTCTTCCCAGCGCTTTCTTTACTGTGAAGAAGGAGAAGGACTGCTTTGTGATCCGGGGCGGCGGGTACGGTCACGGCATCGGTATGAGCCAGAACGGGGCCAATGAAATGGCAAAGCAGGGGATGGACTACCGGGAGATCCTGACTTTATTTTATCAGGGTGTGACCATTGAATAG